A region of the Peredibacter starrii genome:
AAGATGTATCAAACGGATTTCCACCTACAAGTAGTGAGTGAAAACTAAAGGCCTGTCTTAAATGAGGGTCCTTAATAAATTTTGAGACCTGAGCATATACAGATTTATGAGCTGAAAGCCTCGCCAGTTGAGGCGAAACTCTAATCATGCTCCACCAATTCAGAAATGGCACATGAACAAGCTTGGTATAACCTTCTTCAAAGACTTCACGAGAATAATTTAGAAACTTCTTATATCCTTCGACATCTTGGGGACTCTTCTTCTGAATCTGGTCTAATGTTTCTTCAACACTCGAACCATAGTCAAAAACAAATTTATCTTCCCACATAAGGCGATAGAAAGGTTCAACCGGCATGAGCTCCACATAGTCAGAAAGCTTTCTGCCGCTTAATTCAAAGAGTTCTTCCAAGCAATGTGGGGCCGTAATAACCGTTGGCCCTGCATCGAAAGTAAACCCATTGTCTTTGAAAACATAGGCCCTTCCACCTGGCTTATCTCTTTTCTCAAAAATGGTTGTTTCATAACCAGCAGACTGTAAACGAATGGCAGCTGCCAGACCGCCTAGCCCACTACCAATAACTGCTGCCTTAAGTTTTTTTGACATATGATTTCTCCAAAAGACTACAAAGATCTAAAAGTGTTTCAAGGGCAAAAGGATGAGACAGGTGAAGCTGATTTCTCCACTCATCTCGGGCCCTAGTTAAAGAGCCTCGGGCCTCAAGCCACATTAGGTTGATAAATTCATGCTGAAGAATCCATTGCTCGAGTTGGTCTTCATTAGGTAGTTGACGAATGGCCGAGAGAAAATCTGAATAGGTATCCGAATCAAGCTTAGAGGCCTGCGCCCACGCCCAGGTTGGTCTTCGGTTATAGAGATCCTCATAACGCTTTGATGGAGAAGACTTTTTTTCTTCAGCAAAGTTTCCAAAATCATCAAATAACTGAAGCATGAATCCAAGCTTGTTCCCTAGAGCATTCAAATCCATCGCAGGTTCACGATTAGATACCGCCGCACCTAACTGCAAAGCAAGACAAAGGAGTGTTCCAGTTTTTAACTCCATTGAAGCGTAACAAGTCTTCTCCACATCACTCTGAGAAATCTCATCAATCCTCGTTCCCAGATCCACTGCTTGACCAAAGTGGGCACGGATCATGAGACCGAGAATGATGTCTAAAAGTTTTTGAGTGGAATCATTTGATAGCTTTAATTCTTTGATCTGACCTAAGGCCCAGAAATAAAGCCAGTTGCCGGCATTAAGAGCAACAGGAAGCCCATGTTGCAAATGGAAGGTCGGTGCATTTCTTCTAACGTGACTTCCATCCTGAATATCATCCACGATCAAAGATCCACCATGAATGAGTTCAACAATGTGTCCCGCCAGCTTAAGTTTCTGAATGTCCTCTTCTGGTATCTCTACTGGATCAGAATCAAAGGCCAGACGATAACCCAGTTCAACCAGGCGAGGACGTATGTTCTTTCCGGGTTTTTGGAAAAAATCATTAACTGGATCAATAAGGGACTTCCCCAGAACTGTATTCAGGTCGCATGGATTATTAAGGGCGAGAAGTTTCTCCCAGGCCCCTGTTTCAGGAAAGATCTTACTAATGTCATTCATGCGTTGACCCTCTTGTTTTGAGGGAGAAAACACTTGATGGCAGATAGTACAGGCACCGGCGGCTTACCTATGAAAATTTTAGCTCGATCAAGTCGAGTCAACTTGCCTTGATAGAAACGAGCGATGGTCGGCTCAGGTAAAAGATAAAAATGTTGAAACACGCGATAACGTTCATTGTCCTTGGCCGCTTCGAACATCAAGAGATTTAAAATGCGGAAGAAGCTGCGATCTTTCTCGCGATCCTCTCGGTATTTTTTCACACAGCTTTTGACTGCATTGAGAGACAGATCAGTCTTCATCAAAAGATCAACCAAGCGAATGGCGTCTGGTAAAGAGTATCCGGTTGTATCGTGAAGGATACCTCCCAAATCTACGACACCTTCCTTCTCTTGATGATTTAACTTTGAAAGAGGAATAGGAAGGACGCCTTTCTCCTTTCGGATGACAGATTTTATTTTCCATCCTCTGCGTCTGATCTCGTAAAAGATTTCATTTTCCAGTTCGGCCTCGTTCAAATCCGGACGACTTGAGTATCGAGTGTCTTCAACTAAAACAGTATTAGAAGAAAAAGGAAGGTAATACAGGAATCGATATCCATCACTTTGAGAGACCTTTGCGTCCATCAGAATAGGGAAAATAAGATTATGTGATTCTTCTAATTCTACCTCAAGGCCCAAAAATTTCTGATAACCGGCCCTACCCTCTTCAAACTTCCCTCGGGCATCGATCACAAAGGAACCAAGCTTTTTTGCTTCTTCAAGCGAATAGTACTTATTGAAGTTGGTATTTTGTTTAAGACGTTCATTCAGGACTTCATGAAACTTATCCGAACAAATGGAATGATACGAACCTTTAATGTGGCGCGAATGATCAGGAAAATGAACTGTGTAGCCTGTCCAGCTCTGTCTTATGATAGGAGCAAGCCACTTAAGCTGACTTATATCCACATCGGAACTATGAAAGGACCACGTATGATTTCCACCAAAGCGAGAATCTGCTTCGAGTACTAAAAACTTTTTATCCGGATGTACAAGACTCAACCTATAGCCAAGAAGCCCTCCCCACAGACCGCCACCAAGAATAACAATTGGCCTATCCATGAGTCTCTCCTGCTTCAGTCTTCATCAGTTTGTCCCAAAAAGTGAAATACAGTCCGTAATTGACTGTTACTTGCTTATGATGGCGTTGGTGATGGGTGGCCGATATTAAGGAGAACTTCTTCTCTAAAAAAGTTGGATAAAAATCAAATCCAAGATGATTCAATAAACCACATAAACTCATAATGACTAAAAAAGACACTAAGACCGTCCAATGAATAGGAATGAGTATGACTAAAACTGGTAAGATCAGGGCCTGAATCACGGCCTCAATTGGATGAAACGAAAATGAAGTCCAGGCAGTCGGGATTCGTGACTCATGATGAACGAAATGACATTTCTTAAACTGATAGACGTGGAGTAATCGATGAGTCCAATAAAAATACGTGTCGTGAATGAATAAATAAATTCCCAATGAAAAGACCAGATACCAAAGACCATATTGTTGGAAGTCGTAATAGATCTGAGTTTCCCCAGCTTGCCAGAGTTTAATCAGGACAGTTCCGGCCAAAGCAAAAATCAGTGAACTTTGAACTGACCAATAGATGTCTCTTTTAATCTGACGAGAAGAAATTGTGCCTTTATCAATGGGTTCTTTGCGCGACCTCTCGCAGACAATTCGAAACATCCCCGCCAAAAGAAAGTAGCGAGTGAGCATCACTGCACTCAAAAGGAGAAACGTTACCTGAAAGGAGTAAACTGGGAGTTGTATCATTAGAAGTATTTCATCCTTATAATGATTTCCTCAGCGCCACTGAGTTTAAATTTCACCCGACCGAAAGATGGAACCCCAAAGAAGATTCGTGGATTATTGGAAAAACCCACCCCTTCATCTGGTAATCCAATTCCTTTCTTGTCTAACTTTTTATTGGAATTTTCGTCATGAATAAAAGTCAGAGCAAGATTGCCAGAGGGAAGATCTTCTAATTTAAACCCTGCTTTCGCTTCGTTAGGCGTAATAGAACCCTGGCGAATGCTTTTTTTAGGTTGGTCAGGATAACCTTCTTTATTATCAAATACGAGATACTCAATCGTTCCTTTATCAGAACGAAGGTCTTTAATTTTTATATTCAAAGTATCCGCAGATACGATGCTCGAAAAACAGATCAAACAGAGAAATAACTTGGTCCGCATGGATGATCCTTAAAGTAGTAAGACCGGATACGATAGATAAATTCATACACGTTCGTAATTAGATAAATGTTGAACAAAAAATAGTCTTACTGGGGGCCAGATCAGTTTAAGGACGAGAAATTGCGGACATATGTCATCCTTCCAAAGAGGATGCGCGATCTGTCTATGAACGAGAGCCTACCCCTCAAAAATCTCTCAATCAAGGGACGAGGCAATTGGTAGATGTCCTGGTAGAAGAAGTTTTGGTCTGCGGCAGAGTCGATAAAGGACTTATTAATGAATCTAAAAAATTTGCGATCTCCTTCCAGATCATTCCTGAAGTCACTAACAACTTGCTTCAATTCTCCCAATCTAAAACTAGTGGCCACCATTTTATCGATTAGACGAGTGGCAGTTGGGATTGAGCAACCTGTCGTATCGTGGAAGATACCAGCAAGATTGATGACTCTCCCCTCCTGACGAAACGACGGAGAAGAAATAGGCATGGCACAACATCCAGTTTCCTCCCGAATCACACGTTTGATCTTCCAGTCATAAAATTCGATCACCTTCATAAGGTCATGCTTCATCTCCGGAAGATTAAGCTCTTTATTGGCCGAATAACGAAGATCTTTGATGAGAACCTTGTTCTCTGAAAGAGGAATATAATGAAGACATCGAAATTTATCTCGTTGCGAGATGGTTGAATCCATCAGGATTGGTTCATTGATGTCATGAGGCTCTTCGAGTTCAAGTTCAAGAGTTAGAAACTTTTGATAACCACATTTTTTATAGCCACATATGTTTCTGGTATCGATGACAAAACTTCCTTCATCCAGGGCAAACCTTGCACTCATTTCGTTATTTAAGCAAAGAACATCAGGAGGAAGAGTAGAACTCACAATTGAGTGGATCTGATCTGGGTTGATCAAGTGAAAGCTGTTATCCATTTTCTTTTCGAATTTTGGAAAGCGAACCTTATGCGCCTCCCAGCTTTTTGAAATAAATGGTCGGAGCCACAGCATCGCTGATTGATTGATGTCGCTTCCATAGAAGGAATACGTTTCTTGCCCACCTAACGAGGAGGTTCTCTCATAAAGTTTAAAAGGGATGTGAGGAAGTGTTGTTTTCAGCCGATAGGCCAGTAAACTTCCCCATAGGCCACCACCTAAGATAATGACAGGTTTACTTTCCATAGGACCCTCATACTTAGAGAAATTCAGCTCGAAAAATATAAGGAAAGTCTGAAAAGTTAGGAATTAACTTTAAATTACACTTAGATTGATTTTTCCTAAAGAAACCTGATAAGTTGGAAAACTAACTTTGCCCCGGAGCTCGAAAATGCATCCTTTTGAATCTCACATTCGTAATGTCCCTGATTTCCCAAAAGCGGGAATCATGTTCAAAGACATCACTCCACTCCTTCAGGAACGTTTCCCAGAAGTAATTGAAGCTATGTCCCAAGGAATCGACTGGTCAAAAGTGGACTATGTAGTTGGAATTGAGTCTCGTGGCTTCATCCTTGGTGCTGCCATGGCGCAACTTAAAGGCAAAGGTTTCATACCGATGCGTAAGAAAGGCAAGCTTCCTCCGCCGGTGATCGCTGAAACTTACGCCCTTGAATACGGCACAGATACTCTAGAAATGATCAAAGAAGAGAAACCAGGACGTGTGGTTCTGGTAGACGACGTTCTTGCCACTGGTGGAACACTTAAAGCGGCGGCCGCTCTTTGTGAAAAGAACAAACTTCACGTTGAGGGTATGGCCCTTCTCATTAACCTGACTTTTTTGAATAAGTTTAAAGAAGAGGGCAAGCCAGTTCATTCTGTCCTTAATTACTAAACTCTTTTAATCCTCCCGAAATAGATTACACTTTTAATATGTGGATCATTTTGGGAGTTCTTTTATCTTTCTCGGCCCTCGCATTGGAGCCCTTCGAGAAAATCAAGAACGTTAAAATTTTACGAGTACTGCCTAATAACATTGTGATGCTCAATCGTGGGATTGAGGACGGAATCTTGCGTAATGATCACGCAAAACTGTCTAATGATACCGAAGGTTATAGCTCACGTGCGATTTGTATTCGTGTTGGTACAGATGTCTCTTACTGGCGTTTGTATCGCATTCCAAATTCAGAGGCCTTCTCATTGGATTACGTCTACACCATCTCAGGAATGGCGGATAAAGAGATTCCCTTTCCTGAAGCGACTATTCGTGATCACCGAGCTGAGATCGCTGATTTAGATCAAAAGCCTAAAAAAGAAACTGGTCCAGATCCTTTTGCGATTAAACGTGATCTTCCCGAAAAACTAACTGAGCGTGATTTGATTCATGCTACTGGTCCTGAGAAGAGAAAGCTTTTTGTTGAGAAGGCACTTAATCAAGATCAGATGAAACGCGATCTTGAAGACTATAGAATTTCTCTCTATGCTTCGCCTTTCACTCGCCAATCGATCAATGAAGGAGAAAGCCTTCGTTATGGGTTCCGTGGTGGTAACGTTGCTTCAAAGTATCGTTTGCTTACTCAGTTTGAGCAGCAGCAGACAAAACTGAAAGATCCCCTGACTAAAGAATCAGTTTCTACTCGTAGTACTTTTGGCCAAGCTCAGTTCATTATTCATCGTCTAACGAATTCAATTTCATCTTTGTCTCTGATTAACTATGGTTCGCAAAGATTCAGTGAGCTCGCGACTCCGAAGTCGCACTGGCAAGTGGGACCAATTGGTTTTACTTGGCACATGTATGAATCGAAGACTTGGGAATATTTAGATCTTAGCTACGTTCCACTTTACGACATTCGTAACACTGAAGTCATGAATGCAGATGGTTCAACTTCAATTACAAAGAAAAATGGTCTTCGTCACGGTTTCCGATTCGCGCTTAAGACAAGAATTAATGAACGAGTTGCTCTAGAGAATCTTCTTTGGGTACGCCCATTTCAGGAACTTGATTCTTGGGAGCTTAAGGGTGATGACTTGAATATGGTGAATGATCTGAGACTTATTTTCAGTCTGACTGATAACTTCTTCTTTGATTACAACTTCATCTATCAAAAAGATAAACTCTGGAAGACTCTTAGTAACCTTCCTGAGACGAATACGATTAATTCATTGAATTTAAGATACGACTTCGACGTTTAAACGCGAACAAGCCAGCTAAGAAATTCTTTGTTCCCCGACTTGCCCTCAATTGGGGAATCGATGGTCTTTAGATGTTGCCATCCATTAGCGGTGGCGAAGTCTAAAACCTCTTTTAAAACCTGCTGCTGAAGCTTAGGGTCCTTAATCACGTTGTCCTTTGGCATGCGCTCTTTACCTGCTTCAAATTGAGGTTTCACAAGCACGATCAGAGGACTGCCAGGATTAAGTAACGTCTTAACGGCATCAAGTACTTTCGTGATAGAGATAAACGATAGGTCCATCACTGCCCCTTCCGCCATTTCTGGAAGCGAAGTCAGCTCGCGGATATTTGTGCCTTCCATATTCACGACACGTGAATCTTCACGAAGCTTGGGAGCAAGTTGATCATGACCCACGTCGATGGCGTAGACCTTTTTAGCACCATTTAAGAGCAAAACTTCCGTGAAGCCACCCGTGCTGGCACCAAGATCAAGAAAGACCTTATCTTTGATTTCGATTTTAAATTCTTCTAACGCCTTCTCTAGTTTAAAGGCACCACGTCCCACATAGAGAGAGGTTGTGATTTCAATCTTAGATTCCGGATCGATCATCTCACCGGCCTTCTTAATGACAACGCCGTTAACAGTCACGTCGCCATTTTCAATAAGGCTTTTGGCCTGAGAGCGTGTGCTTGCGAGACCTTTATCAGCTAAAACTTTATCGGCCCGTTCTTTCACAGAGAGTACTCTCCAGAAAAACAGTGCTTCACTTCACCTGAATAGAAAACTTTGTCACCCACTAGAACTCTTTGAGTTCCACCCAGGGTTTTAAGCGTGATCATTTCCTTCCAGCCATTCCAGTAATTAAGAGCAAGAGCGGTTGCAGTTAGACCAGTTCCACAAGAGTGAGTTTCATCTTCTACTCCACGCTCATAAGTCCGCACATATGCTGTTTGGTAATCTTTTTGGATTTCCACAAAACTCACATTGGTGCCATTTGGAAATGTTGAATGGTAGCGGTAACGAGCGGCCGTCGGTTTGATATCGATGGCCTTAGCGTCTTTTACCAGGAACACCAGGTGAGGAACACCAGTGTTGATAAAGAAACTGCGATCAAATTCATGAAAGTGTGAAAGATCATAAAGATTCTTGTCTTTGATCTCAGACATCTCAATGGCGAAAGCATTTTCCTGACGAATGACTTCGTAAGTCGCATTCATCGTTTTGATACGATATGCGTTCTTTGCGTGATTTAGTTTTTGATCAATGTAGGTGGCAAGACATCTTAGTCCGTTTCCACACATTTCGGCTTCACCGCCGTCCGCATTGAAGATGCGCATTTCACCGTCGGTGCCGGCGAATTCAGTCAGAGTAAGAATCCCATCGGCGCCCACACCAAAGTGTCGGTCGCACATTTTTTTAACAAAGGCAGGGGTCATTTCCACAGTTGGGTGATCGAGGATGATGAAGTCGTTCCCGTTGCCTGAAAACTTGGTAAATTTGAGAGAGTTTTTCATAGGACTGTTTTAGCACAGTCCTATGTTTTTGCCATGACTTCTAGTACTTAAATTCTGGAACTTTACCTACAACTTCTTGAAGTTTCAGGACTGGAACTTTGGAGAGCGCATCCAATTCCAAAGGTAATTCAATCGTGTCACTTACCCCTCTATCCTGAATATAGGCCCGAAGCTTTAATACCTTAAGATTTGTAGAAGCAATCAGAAGATCCTTTACTGGAATAGTGAGTTTTTTGCCTGATCCAATTTCATTTAATTTGAATCTATAACCGCCGTCATTTTCAGTCCAACGGATTAGCTTTGGTTCAAATCGACTGATTGATGGGTCACTACCAATCCAAAGGTGAATATTGATAAAGTTTTCTTCATTCAAGTTATTAAGTGTTGATAGATCAACCGTAATGAAACCGCCTTCAACTTTTGTAATCATCACTGGTTTATTAACGGCATCCATGGACTTCTTTGAAACAATTTTAAAACCAACTCCTCCTCGGTCTAATCCGTTCGCAGACCGCTCTCTATTTAGCTTGGCCCTAAACCAGAAGTCCGTTCTATAAAAGAGAGGATTCCAAGAGGAAATACTATCGTTATAATTAAGTGTTTTAACTTGTGGAACATGTATGTGAGTTTCAGTTACCGGAACAGAAATTTCTTTGTTACCACAGTTCTCGAAAGCAGTTTTACAGTCCAGGGAAATAAAGGCTTCCATATCGTCTGCTTGAACACCTGGTCCATATACCAAAGAAATGTCATTGCGATTGAACAACACTGCACCCATGGCACTGTTCATTACGAATAACGTTGCTAAAAGTTTTAATTTTAGATTTTTCATAAAGGCCTTTATTACTTATTTAATGGATAATTCAGAAGCTTAAGACCATTGATGGCCGATTCAGTATATTTACTAACCACATGATCTTCTTGCTCTTTCAAATAAATGAGTTTTCCAAGAGAGTTGAATTTATAAACATAGCCAGTGTAGCCAGTGGCTTCGCCTTGATCGTTCTTTGGAGGATTACTGATTGAAACGCCCGTTTCACTCACATTGTAATAAGATGCTTTAAGTTCGTTTACCAAAACCGACAAAGAGCCATCGGCTTCAAGTACATCGATCGCTTCTTCGTATTTCTCATCCACGCATTTGTGATCGATAATTGTATAAGTCAGATCTTTATGAACAATTGGACATTCTGAGATACTTTGCAACGTTTGAATGGCGTGGTTGATGGCTTCTTTAGCAAATGAGGCCCGAGCGAAAAGAAGAGTCATTCCGAAAATTAAATACTTCATACAAATCTCCTGAAAGTTTGAGTATTAATAACACGGCGAGAAATTTTTTTCGTTATGATGAATTTTTTACATCTAAATAGAGATGACCATGATCAGCAGGCAGAGGCGTGAGATGGAGTTTTTTTGCTCTGATTTCAGTAAATTGAAATAGTGCGTCTTACCCGAGAACGCTTGGCAAGCGTCCCGGGATCAAGTAAATTAAGTACTTCTCTTGATGTGGGATCATAGCTCAATTGGTTAGAGCTCCCGGCTCATAACCGGGTGGTTACAGGTTCAAGTCCCGTTGGTCCCACCACTACCTTTCAATTGCTCACTAATTGTGAGTCCAAGAAGATCTTCCTCTGGGCCTCAATATATTTATAATCCTGACGAAATAAGCCCCGCAATTTAGAGATGAATCGATCTTGTTCCATTTCAGGCTCAATTCGGTCTCTTTCGTTTTCAATCGACTCTCCATTCATGCGCGACAGTTCATTAAGGCTGTCTTCAAGAGAAACCTCTTGAGGAATTAAATATTCCCGCCTCTCTTTCAAATACAAATTATAAAGTTCGTCGGCATGTTCGCGATTAATGTACTGGATATGGGTGTAGATCTCTTTGTTCCAGGCCTCTTCAATTTCGTCACTTTCCTTTCTCCAAAGAAGATAGTCTCTGTCACTGTCCACGTCAGATACTTCTTCGTATTGTGTAGGATGAGCAGAGATGAGGTTCTCTGTGACCTTAGGGAAAAACTTAGATTTGGTTTCAGGATGATAATGTTCTTTTTCTATTACGGGATTTGAAGCACGCTTAAGTTGAACTGCTTTATCTTGAGAAAAGAGATAGAAAGTAAGCGCTATGAAACAGAATCCGCTAAATATAAGAAGCGACTTTGCCATGCGGACTATTTTAGCAGGTGTTTATTAGACCAATAGTAAATGTTCTATATGCTTGATTAGAGACAGCCTGAAGTCAGGAGCTTGCCAATAAAAAAAGCCACCCGAAGGCGGCTCAGCTTTAATTTAGAGAAGATACAAGCAA
Encoded here:
- a CDS encoding polyprenyl synthetase family protein, producing MNDISKIFPETGAWEKLLALNNPCDLNTVLGKSLIDPVNDFFQKPGKNIRPRLVELGYRLAFDSDPVEIPEEDIQKLKLAGHIVELIHGGSLIVDDIQDGSHVRRNAPTFHLQHGLPVALNAGNWLYFWALGQIKELKLSNDSTQKLLDIILGLMIRAHFGQAVDLGTRIDEISQSDVEKTCYASMELKTGTLLCLALQLGAAVSNREPAMDLNALGNKLGFMLQLFDDFGNFAEEKKSSPSKRYEDLYNRRPTWAWAQASKLDSDTYSDFLSAIRQLPNEDQLEQWILQHEFINLMWLEARGSLTRARDEWRNQLHLSHPFALETLLDLCSLLEKSYVKKT
- the crtY gene encoding lycopene beta-cyclase CrtY, producing the protein MDRPIVILGGGLWGGLLGYRLSLVHPDKKFLVLEADSRFGGNHTWSFHSSDVDISQLKWLAPIIRQSWTGYTVHFPDHSRHIKGSYHSICSDKFHEVLNERLKQNTNFNKYYSLEEAKKLGSFVIDARGKFEEGRAGYQKFLGLEVELEESHNLIFPILMDAKVSQSDGYRFLYYLPFSSNTVLVEDTRYSSRPDLNEAELENEIFYEIRRRGWKIKSVIRKEKGVLPIPLSKLNHQEKEGVVDLGGILHDTTGYSLPDAIRLVDLLMKTDLSLNAVKSCVKKYREDREKDRSFFRILNLLMFEAAKDNERYRVFQHFYLLPEPTIARFYQGKLTRLDRAKIFIGKPPVPVLSAIKCFLPQNKRVNA
- a CDS encoding sterol desaturase family protein, with the translated sequence MIQLPVYSFQVTFLLLSAVMLTRYFLLAGMFRIVCERSRKEPIDKGTISSRQIKRDIYWSVQSSLIFALAGTVLIKLWQAGETQIYYDFQQYGLWYLVFSLGIYLFIHDTYFYWTHRLLHVYQFKKCHFVHHESRIPTAWTSFSFHPIEAVIQALILPVLVILIPIHWTVLVSFLVIMSLCGLLNHLGFDFYPTFLEKKFSLISATHHQRHHKQVTVNYGLYFTFWDKLMKTEAGETHG
- a CDS encoding DUF2141 domain-containing protein, with protein sequence MNIKIKDLRSDKGTIEYLVFDNKEGYPDQPKKSIRQGSITPNEAKAGFKLEDLPSGNLALTFIHDENSNKKLDKKGIGLPDEGVGFSNNPRIFFGVPSFGRVKFKLSGAEEIIIRMKYF
- a CDS encoding lycopene cyclase family protein, which gives rise to MESKPVIILGGGLWGSLLAYRLKTTLPHIPFKLYERTSSLGGQETYSFYGSDINQSAMLWLRPFISKSWEAHKVRFPKFEKKMDNSFHLINPDQIHSIVSSTLPPDVLCLNNEMSARFALDEGSFVIDTRNICGYKKCGYQKFLTLELELEEPHDINEPILMDSTISQRDKFRCLHYIPLSENKVLIKDLRYSANKELNLPEMKHDLMKVIEFYDWKIKRVIREETGCCAMPISSPSFRQEGRVINLAGIFHDTTGCSIPTATRLIDKMVATSFRLGELKQVVSDFRNDLEGDRKFFRFINKSFIDSAADQNFFYQDIYQLPRPLIERFLRGRLSFIDRSRILFGRMTYVRNFSSLN
- a CDS encoding adenine phosphoribosyltransferase — encoded protein: MHPFESHIRNVPDFPKAGIMFKDITPLLQERFPEVIEAMSQGIDWSKVDYVVGIESRGFILGAAMAQLKGKGFIPMRKKGKLPPPVIAETYALEYGTDTLEMIKEEKPGRVVLVDDVLATGGTLKAAAALCEKNKLHVEGMALLINLTFLNKFKEEGKPVHSVLNY
- a CDS encoding TlyA family RNA methyltransferase, yielding MKERADKVLADKGLASTRSQAKSLIENGDVTVNGVVIKKAGEMIDPESKIEITTSLYVGRGAFKLEKALEEFKIEIKDKVFLDLGASTGGFTEVLLLNGAKKVYAIDVGHDQLAPKLREDSRVVNMEGTNIRELTSLPEMAEGAVMDLSFISITKVLDAVKTLLNPGSPLIVLVKPQFEAGKERMPKDNVIKDPKLQQQVLKEVLDFATANGWQHLKTIDSPIEGKSGNKEFLSWLVRV
- the dapF gene encoding diaminopimelate epimerase, encoding MKNSLKFTKFSGNGNDFIILDHPTVEMTPAFVKKMCDRHFGVGADGILTLTEFAGTDGEMRIFNADGGEAEMCGNGLRCLATYIDQKLNHAKNAYRIKTMNATYEVIRQENAFAIEMSEIKDKNLYDLSHFHEFDRSFFINTGVPHLVFLVKDAKAIDIKPTAARYRYHSTFPNGTNVSFVEIQKDYQTAYVRTYERGVEDETHSCGTGLTATALALNYWNGWKEMITLKTLGGTQRVLVGDKVFYSGEVKHCFSGEYSL